In one window of Mobiluncus massiliensis DNA:
- a CDS encoding MFS transporter codes for MSSDSEQQNNPRWSRTISRGAFTFIVLMGIVSMFSDMTHEGARSVLGEYLNLTGASAAAIGFVSGFGELCGYSLRLLSGFWADKTKHYWGLIIFGYTIQVLAIPALALVPDNGWIFACSLVVLERVGKAIKKPAKNTLVSFAADEIGTGKGFALQEFLDQLGAFLGPLLLFLVGLIIGTQDLFGTYRLGFLTLGIPALITIALTVLAWRFYPHPENFDQPATPPENAQAPTDSPREPCAPAPTGETPTGDTFTNGAPTSALPSVPAATQGFRFNRAFALYMAAICLFAFGFADFTLITLHAAKTAAFPKAALALLYAGAMAVDAIAALIFGTWFDRIGLRALIISTLLTAPFSAFVFLSGNPWFISLGIVLWGLGMGAQESIMKAAVAKIMPKNRRATGFGVFETGFGIAWFLGSWLIGALYDINIPAMVAVSIISQLTSVGFYLLTLKNLPTLPPQ; via the coding sequence GCGGACTATTTCGCGCGGAGCGTTCACGTTTATTGTCCTGATGGGTATCGTGTCGATGTTCTCGGACATGACCCACGAGGGCGCTCGCTCGGTTTTGGGTGAGTATCTGAACCTGACCGGGGCATCGGCGGCAGCCATCGGTTTTGTCTCCGGTTTCGGGGAACTGTGCGGATACTCGTTGCGCCTGCTCTCAGGCTTTTGGGCTGACAAGACCAAGCACTACTGGGGTTTGATTATTTTCGGCTACACCATCCAGGTGCTGGCCATCCCTGCTCTCGCGCTAGTCCCCGACAATGGCTGGATTTTTGCCTGCAGCCTGGTGGTTTTGGAACGCGTAGGCAAAGCCATTAAGAAACCCGCGAAAAACACCCTGGTCAGCTTCGCAGCGGACGAAATCGGTACTGGTAAAGGCTTCGCGCTGCAGGAATTCCTCGACCAACTCGGCGCATTCCTGGGTCCCCTGCTGCTGTTCCTCGTTGGTCTGATTATCGGCACGCAAGACCTGTTCGGAACTTACCGCCTCGGCTTTCTCACCTTGGGCATTCCCGCGCTCATCACCATCGCGCTCACCGTGTTAGCTTGGCGCTTCTATCCGCACCCCGAAAATTTTGACCAGCCCGCTACCCCACCGGAAAACGCCCAGGCCCCGACTGACTCGCCCCGAGAACCTTGTGCGCCCGCCCCGACCGGCGAGACCCCCACCGGCGATACCTTTACGAACGGCGCCCCCACAAGCGCGTTACCATCCGTTCCCGCGGCCACCCAAGGTTTTCGTTTCAACCGAGCTTTTGCCCTCTATATGGCCGCTATCTGCTTGTTCGCTTTCGGTTTCGCGGACTTCACGCTGATTACTCTGCATGCCGCGAAAACTGCGGCATTCCCGAAAGCGGCATTGGCGCTGCTCTACGCGGGGGCAATGGCGGTCGACGCCATCGCCGCGCTCATTTTTGGAACCTGGTTCGACCGTATCGGCTTGCGAGCGCTAATTATCTCAACCCTCCTGACGGCGCCGTTTTCAGCATTCGTATTCTTAAGCGGCAACCCCTGGTTCATCAGCTTGGGCATCGTGCTGTGGGGATTGGGAATGGGCGCCCAAGAAAGCATCATGAAAGCCGCGGTAGCCAAAATTATGCCCAAGAATCGTCGCGCCACCGGGTTCGGCGTTTTCGAAACCGGCTTCGGAATCGCCTGGTTCCTCGGGTCTTGGCTGATAGGAGCCCTCTATGACATAAATATCCCCGCGATGGTTGCCGTTTCCATCATTTCGCAGCTCACGTCCGTGGGATTCTACCTCCTGACCCTGAAGAATTTGCCAACTTTACCCCCGCAATAA